In Alkalihalobacillus sp. AL-G, the genomic stretch TTCTTAGCTTTCTTTCGAATTACCCAATGTATAGGTTGTAAATCCTGCCTTTTTCCACTTTTCAAGTTCCATACAATTTTTCGCATCAAAAATAATACGGTTTTTGAGCAACCCGTTAAGTTCCTCTGGATTCATTTCTTTAAATTTATTGTGATCTGTGAGTACTACCATTATATCTGCATTTTCTAGTGCTTCATCCAAATTTTGAGTTTGAGCACTGATTTGATTTTCCTTAATATGTGGATCGAATGCAACAACCTCATGCTTTGAAATCATTAGGTTCTTTAGAACTTCGGTCGATGGGCTTTCTCTCATATCGTCAATATTCCCTTTATAGGCGAGCCCCAAAACCAAAATCTTTCCATTTTCAATATTATTCTTTTCCAGTGTTTCAAGTACCTTTTTGCTTGTATATTCTGGCATTGAATCATTTGTTTGGCGGGAAAGATGAATGATATTTGCCAAATCCGGACATAATTCAACTAAAAACCAAGGATCGACTGCAATACAGTGACCACCGACTCCAGGGCCTGGTTTATGAATATTTAGTCGGGGATGGCAATTTGCAAGGTCTATTGCTTCCCATACGTTTACATTAAGTTGATCACTGATCTTCACAAGTTCATTTGCAAATGCAATATTCACATCACGATAGGTGTTTTCAATTACTTTCACCAGTTCAGCCGTTGTTGCATCGGTTACATGAATCGTCCCTTTAACAAATGATTTGTATAACCTTACAGCCAGTTCACAGGATTTTTCATTAATCCCACCGACAATCCGGTCATTTTCAATTAATTCTTGAAAAAGTTTACCCGGGATGACACGCTCTGGCGAATGTGCTACAAATACTTCTTCTCCAATATCTAGACCTGATTTCTGGATTTCTGGAATCACTATATTTTCAACTGTTTTTGGTGGAACAGTTGATTCAAGTATAACTAAATCACCTTTCTTCAAGTAAGGGTATATAGACTCACTTGCACTCCGTACATATTCTAAGTTTGCAGTTTTGTCATCATTAATCGGTGAAGGCACCGCAATAATGAAAATGTCAGCTGATTCAATTTTCGTACTAACTGTAAATGAACCATTATCGATTACTTTTTCAAGTTTTTCCGATAATCCAGGTTCTTCTATATGAAGGATTTTATTTTGTAATTTTTGTACTGAAGTTTCATTAACATCCATACCATGCACTTGATAACCATGGTTAGCAAACATTACAGCAGTTGGGAGCCCGATGTATCCCAAACCTACTACTGTTATCTTTTGTGTCATTGTACCCATCCTTTATGTTTGTATTTAGTATATCACGACGAAATTGGACAATGTATTACAAAAAATCAACTCAACAATTTATTCTATATTAATTTACTTATATTTAAAAGTGTCATTTTCATTACAGGCATGTTACTTTACTAGCTTTCTGGATCTTGCGTATTAAAATCACCACTAGGTGCGAAAACATTGATTCAATTATGGTTTCACTAATTGTGACGAAATATATACGGTCAGGGTTTCATAAAAACAATAAGTAGATGAATAACCATGTGAAAATGAACGCCTAAAATAAAGAAAACTCGGCGATTGCCGAGCCTTCAGGCGAGAGCAGAGTCGTAGTTGCTCTTATACTTTCTAAACGTGCAAAAAAAGACCTGGGCATGAAACCCAGGTCTTTTGATTTTTGATTTGATTAAGCTGTCCACGTCCACAGAACTTGATCCGTCTCACCATCTATTACCTCTGTGTTCAACCATTTCTGAGCATAAGCAATGGCGTCTGACTTAGAATCAAATGTTTCTAGAGTACCATGGTGACTATGGACCACTTTGAACTTCTCTTCTGGAAACACCCAAACGACTTGACTTGTTTCTTTGTTGATGACTTTTGTGTTTTTCCATTTTTTCGAGTAGGCAATTGCACTGTCCTTTGAATCAAAGGATTCCAATACTCCTACAGAGCTGTGAATAACCTCAAAAACGGTTACTGATGTGCTAGCAGCCATCATCTCATCAAACTGCCAAATTGTTTCATTTGTTTCTTTATTAACGACTGAAGTATGTTTCCATAATTCAGCATAATTAATCGCTTCACTCTTGGATGGGAATGTTTCTAATACCCCATGATGACTATGAATTACATCAAATGATAATGTAGAAGCCTTCTGTGCAACAGGCCAACTCCAAACTGTTTCATTTGAATTTACATTAACAACGACAGTGTTCATCCATTTCTTAGCATATGCGATTGC encodes the following:
- a CDS encoding nucleotide sugar dehydrogenase is translated as MTQKITVVGLGYIGLPTAVMFANHGYQVHGMDVNETSVQKLQNKILHIEEPGLSEKLEKVIDNGSFTVSTKIESADIFIIAVPSPINDDKTANLEYVRSASESIYPYLKKGDLVILESTVPPKTVENIVIPEIQKSGLDIGEEVFVAHSPERVIPGKLFQELIENDRIVGGINEKSCELAVRLYKSFVKGTIHVTDATTAELVKVIENTYRDVNIAFANELVKISDQLNVNVWEAIDLANCHPRLNIHKPGPGVGGHCIAVDPWFLVELCPDLANIIHLSRQTNDSMPEYTSKKVLETLEKNNIENGKILVLGLAYKGNIDDMRESPSTEVLKNLMISKHEVVAFDPHIKENQISAQTQNLDEALENADIMVVLTDHNKFKEMNPEELNGLLKNRIIFDAKNCMELEKWKKAGFTTYTLGNSKES